A region of Haliotis asinina isolate JCU_RB_2024 chromosome 7, JCU_Hal_asi_v2, whole genome shotgun sequence DNA encodes the following proteins:
- the LOC137292082 gene encoding angiopoietin-4-like, with product MTDFKDVLYLKVSSNVEQTTEMIPPVPQCQNGGKWSDATETSCDCTSSFTGTYCERYWDDCSEGFRMNILTDGVYTIQPRPYGTPFQVYCKMGFGGRTFVQKQSSGIDFNRNWQDYTEGFGTPGGDHWLGLEKMKAISDKTPSKFVVRLAYEKVPTWRQIICHNVRLSDAVSGFRINFTDTTTAEKEKNQLIDVVTDLRGARFSTYDRDNDENAAGSCAQTHKSGWWFRDCTRCNPNGILKPIPKEATDPDVIFWEGDTRGVKETTMYLGGYV from the exons ATGACTGACTTCAAGGACGTCCTGTATCTGAAGGTCTCGAGTAACGTTGAGCAGACGACTGAG ATGATTCCTCCAGTTCCTCAGTGTCAGAATGGAGGCAAGTGGTCAGATGCTACTGAAACGTCCTGTGATTGTACCAGCAGCTTCACTGGAACATATTGTGAACGCTACTGGGATG ATTGCTCAGAGGGATTCAGGATGAATATACTCACCGATGGAGTTTACACGATTCAACCAAGGCCTTACGGAACACCTTTTCAAGTGTACTGTAAGATGGGGTTCGGTGGACGCACATTCGTCCAGAAGCAGTCGTCCGGCATCGACTTCAACAGGAACTGGCAAGATTACACAGAAGGGTTCGGAACTCCTGGGGGAGATCATTGGTTGGGTTTGGAGAAGATGAAAGCCATCAGTGATAAGACTCCGAGCAAATTCGTTGTTCGGTTGGCTTATGAAAAGGTACCAACTTGGAGACAGATCATTTGTCACAATGTTCGTCTATCGGATGCTGTGAGTGGTTTCAGGATCAATTTCACTGACACCACAACAGCTGAGAAAGAAAAGAATCAACTCATCGACGTCGTGACTGATCTGAGAGGTGCCAGGTTCAGCACCTACGATCGGGACAATGATGAAAACGCAGCTGGCAGCTGTGCTCAGACTCACAAATCTGGTTGGTGGTTCAGAGATTGTACTCGGTGTAACCCTAACGGTATCCTTAAACCAATTCCCAAGGAGGCCACTGATCCGGATGTCATTTTCTGGGAAGGTGATACAAGGGGTGTGAAAGAGACGACAATGTACTTAGGGggatatgtatga